One Baekduia alba genomic window, GCGGCGGGCCGGACCGGGCCATTCTCTAGCATGGCGCCCTGCATGTCGTCGATCCTGGCCCTTTCGGTCTCCGACAAGATCGAGCAGTACGGGGCGTACGCCGGCTTCGCGTCGGTGCTCGGCCTCGCCATCCTCTCGTTGCTCTACTTCGCGCAAGCGCGCGAAGTCAAGCGTCTGCGCGAGTGGGCTGGCCGTGCTCCCGAACGCGCGCAGGACGTGCAGGAGCGCGCGGTCGCGGTCGCCCAGCAACGCGTGATCGCCCAGCCGCAGCGCCCGGCCCAGCCCGCGCAGCCCCAGCAGCCGGGCGCGCCCCGGCCGGCCGCCGCCACCCCGGCCGGCCAGGCGGGCGCCGTCCCCGCCCCGACGGTCGCCGCGGCCGCCACCGCCGCGGGCGCGGCCACCGCGACGCCGCCCAGCGCGGCGCCCAAGCCGCCCGTCCCCGCGCCCGCCGCGCCCGGCGGCCAGCCGACGACCGTCCAGCCCGCCGCCAACGGCGCCGCCGCGACGGCACCGCCCGCCCGCCCCGGCGAGCCGCTGCGCGTCCCGGCCGCGGCCGCGACGCCGCCTCCGGGCTCCACGCGGACCAACTACGGCCCCGACGACGGCGATGACGACCATCGCTCGCGCCTGCCGATGTTCGGCGCCATCGCCGCGATCGCCGTGGTGGTCGTCGTCCTGGTCGTCCTGCTGACCGGCGTGCTCGGCGGGAGCGACGGCGGGACGCAGAAGGCCAACACGATCGGCACGCCCGGCGGTGCGGCGACCACGCCCAAGGGCGGCAACGCCGCGTCGACGACCAAGGCCAAGGCGCCCGCCGCCGCGCCGAAGCCCGGCACCTACACCGTCGCGGTGCTCAACGGCACGACCGTCCCGGGGCTGGCCCGCGGCGTCTCCAACCGGCTGACCAACGCCAAGTACAAGATCGGCAACGTCACCAACGCCGCGACGCAGGATCGCTCGGCCACGCTCGTCGAGTTCGCGCCCGGCCACCGGGCCGAGGCGGACTCGGTCGCCAAGGCGATCGACGTCCAGTCCGACTCCATCCAGCAGCTGTCGCCCGGGTCCAAGACCATCGCGGGCAACGAGGCGACGGTCGTGGTGACGGTCGGCGCCGACCAGAACACGTCGCCCCAGTCGTCGTCGACGACGCCGTAGCCGGCCGCCAAGAGCCCGTGGCCGGCTTCCTCGACCTCCCCGAGCGCAGCCTCAAGCCGCGCGACCGCGGGCTCACGCACGTCCTGGACAAGGGCCTGTCGTGCGCCGAGGTCGACGGGCTGATGGAGGTCGCCGGCGACGCCGTCGACATCGTCAAGCTCGGCTGGGGCACCGCGCTGGTCACGGGCAACCTGATCGACAAGCTCGCGCGCTACAAGGCGCACGGCATCCCGGTCGTTCTCGGCGGCACGCTCACCGAGATCGCGCTGCGCGACGACCGGCTCGACGGCCTGATCGCCTGGTGCAAGGAGCTCGGGATCGGCCACGTCGAGGTCTCCGACGGCACGATCGCGCTGGACGGCGAGCGCAAGCGCGCGATCGTGGCGCGACTCGCGCGCGAGTTCACGGTCTTCTCCGAGGTGGGCTCCAAGGACGACGAGCGGATCATGGCCCCGTACCGCTGGGTCGAGGAGATCGAGGCCGAGCTGGCGGCGGGCGCCTGGAAGGTGATCGCCGAGGCGCGCGAGTCCGGCACCGCCGGGATCTTCCGCCCCGACGGCGAGGTCCGGATGGGCCTGATCGACGAGATCGTCCACGCGATCGACCCGGCGCGCCTGATCTTCGAGGCGCCGCAGCGCGCCCAGCAGGTCTGGTTCCTCAAGCGCTTCGGCCGCGAGGTCAACCTCGGCAACATCGCGCCGGCCGACGTCCTGTCGCTCGAGACGCTGCGGCTCGGCCTGCGCAGCGACACGATGGAGATCGAGGGATGAGCGCGCACGGCGTCTTCCTCGCCCGCCACGGGGAGACCGACTACAACGCCGCGCGGCGCTTCCAGGGCCACCTGCCGGTGCCGCTCAACGCCCGCGGGCGCGAGCAGGCCCAGGAGCTGGCGCGCGTCGCCGCCCAGCAGGAGTGGGCGACGCTGATCTGCTCGCCGTTGGCCCGGGCGCGCGAGACGGCCGACATCGTCGGCGCCGCGATCGGCCACCACCCGATCGAGGACGCGCGCTTCGCCGAGACCGACTGCGGCATCTGGACCGACCGGATGTTCGACGACGTGCAGCGCGACGAGCCGGAGCTGTTCGCCGCCTACCTGCGCGCCGACCCGGACTTCGCGTTCCCCGGCGGCGAGTCGTTCGCCCAGCAGCAGCTGCGCGTCCTGGAGGGCATCGACGCGGCCGCTCAGGGCCCGCGCCCGGCGCTGGTCGTCAGCCACCGCGGCTCGATGCGCCTGGCGCTCGCCGCGCTGCACGACGACGACGCCCATCGTGCGGCGGCGATCCCCAACGCGTCGCTGGTGGAGCTCCCGTGACCGCCACCAGACGGGCCCCGCTGATCATCTTCGGAGTCCTCGTCGCCGCGACCTTCGCGGCGTTCTTCGTGGCGCAGCGGCTGAAGAACGCGCCGAGCGTGGTGCAGTCGCTGCAGATCGCCACCGACGGTGTCCCGCCGATCATCTCGCCCAACGGCGACGGTCGCCGCGAGCGCGCGCACATCACGTTCAAGCTCAAGAAGGCCGACAACGCGGCCGTCCACATCATCAACGCCGACGGCGACGTGATCCGGACGTTGATGGACCGCCACCTCGGCGCCTACCAGCCGATCGTCCCGTCGCTGAGCTGGGACGGCCGCGACGACGACGGCCAGCTCGTCCCCGACGGCCGCTACCGCATCAGCATCACGCTCAGCCACCTCGGCCGCACGGTCATCTCGCAGCGCACGATCCTCAAGGACACGACGCCGCCGCGGCCGCGCGTGCTGTCGATCGGGCCGGTGCGCACCTACGGCCCCGAGCTGCTGCCCGAGCCGAGCGGCAAGCCGGCGAAGGTCAACTTCCTGGCGGCGCAGCGCAAGCCCAAGATCATGGTGTTCAAGACGTCGCCGAGCGCGCCGCGCCTCGTGCGCACGGTCGTCGAGCCGGACATCAAGCAGGGCGCGACGAGCTGGGCGTGGGACGGAACCAACGACGCCGGCCGCCGGGTCTCGCCGGGCACCTACCTCGTGGTCCTGCAGTGGCGCGACCCGGCGGGCAACATCGGCACGTCCGCGCCGCTGGACCGCGCCGGGCTGCCGATCCTCACCCGCGGCAAGCTGCCCGGCCACGGCGGCATCACCGTCCGCTACCTCGGCGCGCAGACGCCGGTGACGCCGGTCAAGGCGCGCGAGACGGTCCCGATCCAGGTCGACGCGCGCCAGCAGCGGTACTCGTGGACCGTCCACGCGGTCGGCGACCCGACGGTCCGCGCCCGTTCCAACAAGCCCAAGACGACGCCGAACGTGCGCTTCCAGGCGCCCGGCGGCAAGTCGCGGCTCTACGTCTTCACCGCGCACACGTCCACGCGCTCGACGCGGGTCGTGTTCCCGATCCAGGCGCGCCAGGCGGTCGCGGGCACGGCGGCCAAGCCCAAGGGCGTGTTGGTGGTGTTGCCCTACACGACGTGGCAGGGGCGCAACACGGGCGACGACGACGGCGACGGCGCGCCCAACACGCTCGACCTCGGCGGGCCGGTGCGGCCCGTGCGGATCATGGCCGGCGACGGCCTGCCGCAGGGCTTCACCGAGCAGGAGGGGCCGCTGACGCAGTGGCTGGACCGCAACGGCAAGCGCTATGACATCACCACCGACTTCGCGCTCGCCTCGGGCCGCGGGCCGGCGCTCGCCGGCCACCACGGCGTCCTGATCCCGGGCGACGCGCGCTGGCTGCCGGCGAAGGTCCGCGTCGCGCTGCGGGCGTTCGTCAAGGCCGGCGGGACCGTGGTCTCGACCGGGACGGACTCGCTGCGCCGCAGCGTCGCGCTCGACGCCAAGCACCGCCTGGCCGAGCCGTCGCCGCGCAAGCCAACTGACCTGTTCGGCGAGCGCATCGGCGCGTTGCAGGCCAAGACCACCGACTTGACCGTGTTCGACCAGGACACGAAGCTCGACCTGTTCAAGAACTCCAACGGCGTCTTCAAGGCCGTGCCGTCCTGGGAGCCCACCGAGGGCACCGGTGAGGAGGCCGACCAGCTGTCGACCGCCGTCACCGACCAGAAGTACGGCGCCAAGCCCGTCGTCGTGGCCGCGCGCTTCGGCCAGGGCCTGGTCATCCGGCCCGGCTACCCGTCGTTCGCGCAGCGCCTCTCCGCCAACTCCGACCCCGCCACCAGCGCGCTGATGGCCCGGATGTGGACGCTCCTCTCCCACTGATCCTCGCCGCCCTCTTCGCCGCCGGCGCCGTCGTGGCGCCGCGGGCCCGCTGGCGCGCGTGGTCGACGCTCGGCGCCCTGGTGCTCGCGCCGGCGCTGCTGATCTCCGACATCTGGGACACCGACCAGGTGCGGCCGCTGCGCGACCATCCGTCGCTCGCGCTCGCCGCGGTGGTCGTCGGCCTCGGCGCCCTGGCGGGGCTGGCCGTGCTGTTCGACCGCCACCCGACGTGGTTCCCGCTGGCCGCGGCCGCGGCGATCCCGTTCCGGGTGCCGATCGCCAGCGGCGGCTCGACGGCGAACCTGCTCGTGCCGCTGTACGTGGTCGTCGGCGCGGGCGCGCTGGCCTACGCGATCCCGCGGATATTCGGCCCGCCCTCCCCGCGCGGCGACGAGCCGGAGCGCAAGGCGACGCTGCTGGAGTGGCTGCTCGCCGCCTCGGTCGTGTTGTACGCCTTGCAGGGCTGGTACTCCGACGACTTCGACAAGGCGCTGGAGAACGTCGTCTTCTTCTACGTGCCGTTCGCGCTGCTGTTCGCCCTGCTCGCGCGGATCCCGTGGTCGCGCAAGCTGGCGGTGCAGGTGCTGGGCGTCCTGGCGGTGCTCGCGGTGGCCTTCGCGTGCGTGGGCTTCGTCGAGTACGCGACGCGCCACCTGTTCCTGAACCCCAAGGTCATCGCGTCCAACCAGTTCGAGTCCTACTTCCGCGTCAACTCGCTGTTCTTCGACCCCAACATCTATGGGCGCTTCCTGGCGATCGTGATGCTGGGGCTGGCCGCGGTGCTGATCTGGACCTCGCGAGCACGCGACATGTGGATCGTCACCGCGGTGCTCGCGGTGCTGATGGCCGGGCTGGTGCTGACGCTGTCGCAGTCGAGCTTCGCGGCGCTGTTGTTGGGGCTGTTGGTCCTGGCGGGGGCGCGCTGGAGCCCGCGCTGGGCGGTCGGCGTCGGCGCGACCGCGCTGGTGGTCGGCGCGCTGTTCGTGCTCGTCGCGCCGTCGTCGGTCCGGCTGGACCTCAGCTCGTCCAAGGGCGCCGACACCGCGACCAGCGGCCGCTACGACCTGCTCAAGGGCGGCGTGGACCTGTTCGCCGACAAGCCCCTGAAGGGGTACGGCTCGGGCGCGTTCTCGCGGGCCTACCGCCGGGCCGAGAACGGGTCGGCCGAGCGCGCGGTCTCCGCGTCGCACACGATCCCGATCACGGTCGCCGCCGAGCAGGGCATCGGCGGGTTGTTGGTGTACATCGCACTGCTCGTCGCGGGCTTCACGGCGCTGCTGCGCGGCGTGCGGGGCGACCCGGTCCGGGCCGCGATCGCCGCCGCGTTCGCCGGCCTGGTGCTGCACACCTGGAGCTACGCGTCGTTCCTGGAGGACCCGCTGACCTGGGCGCTGCTCGGCGTCGGCCTGGCGCTGTCGCTCGTGCCGCGCCGGCGCCGGCGGCCGGAGCCCGAAGCGGCCCCGGCGCCCGCCCCCGCCGCATGAGCGCCCGCCGCGCGGAGCTGCTGGTCGTCGGCGCGCTGGCCGTCGCCGCGATCCTCTTCTGGGCGCTCGTCCCGACCTATCCGAACTACGACGCCTACTACCACCTGGCCTGGGGACGGGAGATCGTCGGCGGCCACCTGCCGGGGTTCGAGGCCTACCAGGCGCCGACGCAGCATCCGCTGTACCTCGCGATCTGCGCGGTCCTGGGCCTGTTCGGGCAGCACGCCGACCGGTTGCTCGTGCTGTTCACCTGCCTCTGCCACGTCGCGTTCACCTACGCCGTCTACCGGCTGGGGACGGCGATCTGGGACCGGCGCGCCGGGCTGGCGGCCGCGGTGCTGGCGGGCTCGTCGTTCGCGCTGCTCCTCTACGCGGCGCGCGCCTACGTCGACGAGCCGTTCCTGGCGCTGGTGCTGTGGGCGGCGGCGCTGGAGGCCGAGCGGACCGTGCGCGGCGATCGCGGCGGCACGGCGCCGGTCTGGGTCCTGCTCGTCCTCGCCGGCCTGCTGCGCCCCGAGGCGTGGCTGCTGGGCGGCGCCTACTGGCTGTGGCTGGCGTGGCCGTCGCGGCGGCTGGACTGGCGCACGCTGCCGCTCGTCGTCGCGGCGCCGCTGACCTGGTGCGCGATCGACGCGCTCGTGACCGGCGACCCGCTGTTCTCGCTGCACGCGACCTCCGACCTGGCCGACGAGCTGAACCGCTCGCGCTCGTTCTCCGAGGTCCCCGGCGACTTCGTCTCGTTCCTGGCCGACACCGCGCGGCTGCCGGTGGCGCTGGCCGCG contains:
- a CDS encoding phosphosulfolactate synthase: MAGFLDLPERSLKPRDRGLTHVLDKGLSCAEVDGLMEVAGDAVDIVKLGWGTALVTGNLIDKLARYKAHGIPVVLGGTLTEIALRDDRLDGLIAWCKELGIGHVEVSDGTIALDGERKRAIVARLAREFTVFSEVGSKDDERIMAPYRWVEEIEAELAAGAWKVIAEARESGTAGIFRPDGEVRMGLIDEIVHAIDPARLIFEAPQRAQQVWFLKRFGREVNLGNIAPADVLSLETLRLGLRSDTMEIEG
- a CDS encoding FlgD immunoglobulin-like domain containing protein; protein product: MTATRRAPLIIFGVLVAATFAAFFVAQRLKNAPSVVQSLQIATDGVPPIISPNGDGRRERAHITFKLKKADNAAVHIINADGDVIRTLMDRHLGAYQPIVPSLSWDGRDDDGQLVPDGRYRISITLSHLGRTVISQRTILKDTTPPRPRVLSIGPVRTYGPELLPEPSGKPAKVNFLAAQRKPKIMVFKTSPSAPRLVRTVVEPDIKQGATSWAWDGTNDAGRRVSPGTYLVVLQWRDPAGNIGTSAPLDRAGLPILTRGKLPGHGGITVRYLGAQTPVTPVKARETVPIQVDARQQRYSWTVHAVGDPTVRARSNKPKTTPNVRFQAPGGKSRLYVFTAHTSTRSTRVVFPIQARQAVAGTAAKPKGVLVVLPYTTWQGRNTGDDDGDGAPNTLDLGGPVRPVRIMAGDGLPQGFTEQEGPLTQWLDRNGKRYDITTDFALASGRGPALAGHHGVLIPGDARWLPAKVRVALRAFVKAGGTVVSTGTDSLRRSVALDAKHRLAEPSPRKPTDLFGERIGALQAKTTDLTVFDQDTKLDLFKNSNGVFKAVPSWEPTEGTGEEADQLSTAVTDQKYGAKPVVVAARFGQGLVIRPGYPSFAQRLSANSDPATSALMARMWTLLSH
- a CDS encoding LytR C-terminal domain-containing protein — its product is MSSILALSVSDKIEQYGAYAGFASVLGLAILSLLYFAQAREVKRLREWAGRAPERAQDVQERAVAVAQQRVIAQPQRPAQPAQPQQPGAPRPAAATPAGQAGAVPAPTVAAAATAAGAATATPPSAAPKPPVPAPAAPGGQPTTVQPAANGAAATAPPARPGEPLRVPAAAATPPPGSTRTNYGPDDGDDDHRSRLPMFGAIAAIAVVVVVLVVLLTGVLGGSDGGTQKANTIGTPGGAATTPKGGNAASTTKAKAPAAAPKPGTYTVAVLNGTTVPGLARGVSNRLTNAKYKIGNVTNAATQDRSATLVEFAPGHRAEADSVAKAIDVQSDSIQQLSPGSKTIAGNEATVVVTVGADQNTSPQSSSTTP
- a CDS encoding O-antigen ligase family protein: MDAPLPLILAALFAAGAVVAPRARWRAWSTLGALVLAPALLISDIWDTDQVRPLRDHPSLALAAVVVGLGALAGLAVLFDRHPTWFPLAAAAAIPFRVPIASGGSTANLLVPLYVVVGAGALAYAIPRIFGPPSPRGDEPERKATLLEWLLAASVVLYALQGWYSDDFDKALENVVFFYVPFALLFALLARIPWSRKLAVQVLGVLAVLAVAFACVGFVEYATRHLFLNPKVIASNQFESYFRVNSLFFDPNIYGRFLAIVMLGLAAVLIWTSRARDMWIVTAVLAVLMAGLVLTLSQSSFAALLLGLLVLAGARWSPRWAVGVGATALVVGALFVLVAPSSVRLDLSSSKGADTATSGRYDLLKGGVDLFADKPLKGYGSGAFSRAYRRAENGSAERAVSASHTIPITVAAEQGIGGLLVYIALLVAGFTALLRGVRGDPVRAAIAAAFAGLVLHTWSYASFLEDPLTWALLGVGLALSLVPRRRRRPEPEAAPAPAPAA
- a CDS encoding histidine phosphatase family protein, which codes for MSAHGVFLARHGETDYNAARRFQGHLPVPLNARGREQAQELARVAAQQEWATLICSPLARARETADIVGAAIGHHPIEDARFAETDCGIWTDRMFDDVQRDEPELFAAYLRADPDFAFPGGESFAQQQLRVLEGIDAAAQGPRPALVVSHRGSMRLALAALHDDDAHRAAAIPNASLVELP